The proteins below are encoded in one region of Rhizobium sp. 9140:
- a CDS encoding glycerophosphodiester phosphodiesterase family protein: MRRTGFLISAFAFCVALVSTFPAQAVDNTRTARILDRLKNANAWRSHIMVVAHRTGWKENGRMIRAENSLDAIRNAIAIGAEMIELDVRKSSDGTLILMHDDFLDRTTTCRGETRTTPLARLKTCRLLVEADGHATDETVPTLEQALIETRGRILVNIDNKLTPDILPEVATLARRLGMAEQILVKENLWNDRRIADARALMTAIGPDITFLPILADDAVHDADFMAKATSSFGAPAAELVHWHADDAPQTVDGGVLFSAKARAAAIRGNWHQWVNTYTIINRAPGMQAGGRGDERAVIDGKPLESWGFWIDRGATIIQTDEPKALIAWLEKSGYRVPYDLTN; encoded by the coding sequence ATGCGCCGGACTGGTTTTCTCATCTCCGCATTCGCCTTCTGCGTCGCTCTGGTCTCGACCTTTCCCGCTCAGGCGGTCGATAACACGCGGACTGCCCGGATCCTCGACCGGTTGAAGAACGCCAATGCCTGGCGCAGTCATATCATGGTCGTCGCGCACCGGACCGGCTGGAAGGAAAACGGCCGCATGATCCGCGCGGAGAATTCGCTCGATGCGATCCGTAATGCCATCGCGATCGGCGCCGAGATGATCGAGCTTGATGTCCGCAAGTCGTCCGATGGCACGCTGATCCTTATGCATGACGATTTTCTGGATCGGACCACGACCTGCCGCGGCGAAACCCGCACGACACCATTGGCGAGGCTGAAAACCTGCCGCCTCTTGGTCGAGGCTGACGGTCATGCGACAGATGAGACGGTGCCGACGCTGGAGCAAGCCCTCATTGAGACGCGCGGCCGCATTCTGGTCAACATCGACAACAAGCTGACGCCGGATATCTTGCCGGAGGTCGCTACGCTTGCCCGTCGCTTGGGGATGGCCGAGCAGATCCTCGTCAAGGAAAACCTCTGGAACGACAGGCGCATCGCCGACGCCAGGGCGCTGATGACAGCGATCGGTCCCGATATCACCTTCCTGCCCATCCTTGCCGACGATGCCGTACACGATGCTGATTTCATGGCGAAGGCAACGTCGAGCTTCGGCGCGCCGGCCGCAGAACTCGTCCATTGGCACGCCGACGATGCACCGCAGACGGTCGATGGCGGCGTGCTGTTCTCCGCCAAGGCCCGCGCCGCCGCCATCCGGGGCAACTGGCACCAGTGGGTCAACACCTACACGATCATCAATCGCGCACCGGGCATGCAGGCAGGCGGACGCGGGGATGAGCGCGCCGTCATCGACGGCAAGCCGCTTGAAAGCTGGGGCTTCTGGATCGACCGTGGCGCAACGATCATCCAGACCGACGAGCCCAAGGCCTTGATTGCGTGGCTGGAAAAGAGCGGCTACCGGGTTCCCTACGACCTGACCAACTAA
- a CDS encoding acetyl-CoA C-acetyltransferase has product MTDVFIYDHVRTPRGRGKKDGALHEVPTPRLAARMLEALRDRNGLDTNTVDDIIMGCVDPVFEAGAVIPKAAAFEAGYSNRAPGIQISRFCASALDAINLAAGKIAQGADDIVIAGGVESMSRVGMGMSGGAWYMDPSVSFPGYFMPQGVSADLIATKYGFSRDDVDSYAVESQRRAGVSWEKGYFDRSVVPVKDQNGIVILAKDEHMRPTTTMQNLASLNPSFQMPGEMGGFEAVGIQAHPEIEKINYVHHAGNSSGIVDGAGLVLLGSKAGGESLGAKPRARIKAFANIGSDPALMLTGPVDVTEKLLKRAGMTIADIDLFELNEAFAAVVLRYLQAFDISHDIMNVNGGAIALGHPLGATGAMILGTVLDELERRDLNTALVTLCIGAGMGTATIIERV; this is encoded by the coding sequence ATGACTGACGTCTTCATTTACGACCATGTGCGCACGCCACGCGGTCGCGGCAAAAAGGACGGCGCCCTCCATGAGGTGCCGACACCCCGCCTCGCCGCACGCATGCTGGAAGCGCTGCGCGACCGCAACGGGCTCGACACGAACACCGTCGACGACATCATCATGGGTTGCGTCGATCCGGTGTTCGAAGCCGGCGCCGTGATCCCGAAGGCCGCGGCCTTCGAAGCGGGCTATTCCAACCGCGCACCGGGGATCCAGATCTCCCGCTTCTGCGCATCGGCACTCGATGCCATCAATCTGGCGGCCGGCAAGATCGCGCAGGGCGCCGACGACATCGTCATCGCCGGCGGCGTCGAGAGCATGTCACGCGTCGGCATGGGCATGTCGGGCGGTGCCTGGTACATGGACCCCTCCGTCAGCTTCCCCGGCTACTTCATGCCGCAGGGCGTGTCGGCCGATCTGATCGCGACCAAATACGGCTTCTCACGCGATGACGTCGATAGCTACGCCGTCGAAAGCCAGCGCCGCGCCGGCGTCTCCTGGGAGAAGGGCTATTTCGACCGGTCGGTCGTTCCAGTAAAGGACCAGAACGGCATCGTCATCCTCGCAAAGGACGAGCATATGCGTCCGACGACGACAATGCAGAACCTGGCCAGCCTCAACCCGTCCTTCCAGATGCCCGGCGAAATGGGCGGCTTCGAGGCCGTCGGCATCCAGGCGCACCCGGAAATCGAGAAGATCAATTACGTCCACCATGCCGGCAACTCGTCGGGCATCGTGGACGGTGCCGGTCTCGTGCTGCTTGGCTCCAAGGCCGGCGGCGAAAGCCTCGGAGCCAAGCCCCGCGCCCGCATCAAGGCCTTTGCGAACATCGGCTCCGACCCGGCACTGATGCTGACCGGCCCTGTTGACGTGACGGAAAAGCTTCTGAAGCGTGCCGGCATGACGATTGCCGATATCGACCTGTTCGAGCTGAACGAGGCTTTTGCCGCCGTCGTGCTGCGCTACCTCCAAGCTTTTGACATCTCGCATGACATCATGAACGTCAATGGCGGCGCCATCGCGCTCGGCCATCCGCTCGGCGCAACCGGCGCGATGATTCTTGGCACAGTGCTCGACGAGTTGGAGCGCCGCGACCTCAACACCGCCCTCGTCACGCTTTGCATCGGCGCGGGCATGGGCACCGCTACGATCATCGAACGCGTCTGA
- a CDS encoding DUF4174 domain-containing protein translates to MIRSLKTFAVALFVASGISVASAAGLDAFGWKNRVLIVFANPGNPDAAEQRRLLVDDTKALADRDMVVLDVVSDTVKPIYGKADAVTAQELRNDAGVMEGSRFTVILVGKDGGIKLRATEPVGPDQLFGLIDSMPMRANEASR, encoded by the coding sequence ATGATCCGCAGTCTCAAGACGTTCGCCGTTGCCCTTTTCGTCGCCAGTGGCATATCGGTCGCCAGCGCCGCTGGCCTGGATGCATTCGGCTGGAAGAACCGCGTGCTGATCGTCTTCGCAAACCCCGGCAATCCCGATGCGGCAGAGCAGCGGCGACTTCTTGTCGATGACACGAAAGCCCTTGCAGATCGCGACATGGTGGTCCTCGACGTTGTGAGCGACACCGTAAAGCCGATCTACGGCAAGGCGGATGCGGTCACGGCGCAAGAACTTCGCAACGACGCTGGCGTTATGGAGGGCAGCCGTTTCACGGTGATTCTCGTCGGCAAGGACGGCGGAATCAAGCTGCGCGCGACAGAGCCCGTGGGGCCGGATCAGCTCTTCGGCCTGATCGACAGCATGCCGATGCGTGCGAATGAGGCTTCTCGCTAA
- a CDS encoding acyl-CoA dehydrogenase C-terminal domain-containing protein, protein MPIYKAPVEDTLFILNDVLGIERYNNIPGFSDVTPDMLDAIVGEAAKLAEEVLFPLNLSGDQEGCVRHPDGSVTTPKGFKEAYELYRESGWLGLAAPEEFGGQGLPYTLHTAIGEYMSSANMSLTMYPGLTQGAIAAIIEHGTDEQRATYLPKMIAGEWTGTMNLTEPHCGTDLGLLRSKAVPQPDGSYKISGQKIFISAGEHDMADNIIHLVLARIEGAPEGTKGISLFIVPKFIVEADGTPGTRNGATCGAIEHKMGIHGNSTCVMNYDDATGYLIGTANRGLNAMFVMMNEARLGVGLQGLSISEIAYQNAVAYARERLQGRSLSGIKAPDKKADPLIVHPDIRRVLMTIRAFNEASRAFTLWTALKSDVAHRSQDEAERQTADDLLGLVTPILKGVLTDRGFDHAVMAQQVFGGHGYIEEHGMSQYVRDARIAMIYEGANGIQALDLVGRKLGLNGGRAVMALFKEIGDFCDENRGDEQMTAYTKALKKSLNDLQSASMWFMSNAMAKPDNAGAGSTDYMHLSGLVVLGYMWAKMAKTAQGLLASGAGDREDFLKNKLVTATFYMDRILPETALRRSRIEAGSDTLMALDAAAF, encoded by the coding sequence ATGCCCATCTACAAGGCTCCGGTCGAGGATACGCTTTTCATTCTTAACGACGTGCTCGGTATCGAGCGGTATAACAATATACCCGGTTTCTCGGACGTGACGCCCGACATGCTGGACGCCATCGTCGGCGAAGCCGCAAAGCTTGCCGAGGAAGTGCTGTTCCCGCTAAACCTCTCCGGCGACCAGGAAGGCTGCGTGCGCCATCCGGACGGTTCGGTGACGACGCCCAAGGGGTTCAAGGAAGCCTATGAGCTGTATCGCGAAAGCGGCTGGCTCGGTCTTGCCGCACCGGAAGAATTCGGCGGCCAGGGCCTGCCCTACACGCTGCACACGGCGATCGGCGAATACATGTCGTCTGCCAACATGTCGCTGACCATGTATCCGGGTCTGACGCAGGGCGCGATCGCCGCCATCATCGAGCATGGCACGGACGAGCAGCGCGCGACCTATCTGCCGAAGATGATCGCCGGCGAATGGACGGGAACGATGAACCTGACGGAGCCGCACTGTGGCACCGATCTCGGGCTTCTGCGCTCCAAGGCCGTGCCGCAGCCGGACGGCAGCTACAAAATTTCCGGCCAGAAGATCTTCATCTCCGCCGGCGAACACGACATGGCCGACAACATCATCCATCTCGTTCTCGCTCGCATCGAAGGCGCACCCGAGGGCACGAAGGGCATCTCGCTCTTCATCGTGCCGAAGTTCATCGTGGAAGCCGACGGCACGCCGGGCACCCGCAACGGCGCGACCTGCGGCGCCATCGAGCACAAGATGGGCATCCACGGCAACTCGACCTGTGTGATGAACTACGACGATGCGACGGGCTACCTGATCGGCACGGCCAATCGCGGCCTGAACGCCATGTTCGTCATGATGAACGAGGCCCGTCTCGGCGTCGGCCTTCAGGGCCTCTCCATCTCGGAAATCGCCTACCAGAACGCCGTCGCCTACGCCCGCGAGCGCCTTCAGGGCCGCTCGCTGTCGGGCATCAAGGCGCCGGACAAGAAGGCCGATCCGCTGATCGTCCACCCCGACATCCGCCGTGTGCTGATGACCATCCGCGCCTTCAACGAGGCCAGCCGCGCCTTCACGCTGTGGACCGCGCTGAAGTCGGACGTCGCGCATCGCTCGCAGGACGAGGCCGAACGCCAGACGGCGGACGACCTGCTCGGCCTGGTGACGCCGATCCTCAAGGGCGTGCTGACCGACCGCGGCTTCGACCACGCCGTCATGGCGCAGCAGGTCTTCGGCGGGCACGGCTATATCGAAGAGCACGGCATGAGCCAGTATGTGCGCGACGCCCGTATCGCCATGATCTACGAAGGCGCGAACGGTATTCAGGCGCTCGACCTCGTCGGCCGCAAGCTGGGCCTCAACGGCGGTCGCGCCGTGATGGCCCTGTTCAAGGAGATCGGCGACTTCTGCGACGAGAACCGCGGCGACGAGCAGATGACCGCCTATACCAAGGCGCTCAAGAAGAGCCTGAACGACCTGCAGTCGGCCTCCATGTGGTTCATGTCGAACGCCATGGCAAAGCCCGACAATGCCGGTGCCGGCTCGACGGATTACATGCACCTCAGCGGCCTTGTCGTGCTGGGCTACATGTGGGCCAAGATGGCCAAGACCGCACAGGGGCTGCTCGCATCGGGCGCTGGCGACCGGGAGGACTTTCTGAAGAACAAGCTGGTGACGGCGACCTTCTACATGGACCGCATCCTGCCCGAGACGGCTCTGCGCCGCTCGCGCATCGAAGCGGGATCGGATACGCTGATGGCGCTCGACGCCGCCGCGTTCTGA
- a CDS encoding FAD-dependent oxidoreductase, whose amino-acid sequence MTYTNFTIETDADGIALVTWDMPDKSMNVFTADVLRELAAVNDAVVKDEAVKGVVFTSGKATFSGGADLSMIKGMFTFQAEEKKKNPETAAQKLFELCGEMTGLFRKIETSGKPWVSAINGTCMGGAFELSLACHGRVASNSKAVKIALPEVKVGIFPGAGGTQRVPRLTNAQDALQMMTTGQTLTPQRAKALGLVHELAAPEALIDAAKAMIKNGLKAVQPWDEKGFKAPGGSMWSAAGAQLWPAASGILRRETYGNYPGALAIVKCVYEGLQVPFDTALKIEQRYFTQILQTTEAFSMIRSLFVSMQELGKGARRPAGVPKSDFKHVGVIGAGFMGASIAYVTAAAGIPVTLIDRDIAAATKGKAHSEGLVKDSVAKGRMTQEKGEQLLALITPSADYADLKTADFVVEAVFEDRKVKKDVIEAVEAVLSPDAIFASNTSTLPITGLAENSKRPAQFIGVHFFSPVEKMMLTEVILGKETGDAALARALDYVAAIKKTPIVVNDTRGFYVNRCVFRYIHEAYDMLIEGVPAVMIENVAKMAGMPVGPLSLNDEVAIDLSQKILKATVADLGEQAVDPAHLELVNKLVDDLDRRGRKNGKGFYDYPEKPAKKHIWAGLKELYPQKPADELDVQTIKDRFLVTIALEAARTVEEGIVTDPREADVGSILGFGFAPYTGGTLSYIDGMGAKAFVALCETLAATYGDHFAPTPLLKDMAAKGETFYGRFDPYAKVAAAA is encoded by the coding sequence ATGACCTACACCAATTTCACAATCGAAACGGACGCCGACGGCATTGCTCTCGTGACCTGGGACATGCCGGACAAGTCGATGAACGTGTTCACGGCCGATGTCCTGCGGGAACTCGCCGCCGTCAACGATGCGGTCGTGAAGGACGAGGCCGTCAAGGGCGTCGTCTTTACCTCGGGCAAGGCGACCTTCTCGGGCGGCGCCGATCTCTCGATGATCAAGGGCATGTTCACCTTCCAGGCGGAAGAGAAGAAGAAAAACCCGGAAACCGCGGCACAGAAGCTGTTCGAGCTTTGCGGCGAGATGACCGGCTTATTCCGCAAGATCGAGACCTCCGGCAAGCCATGGGTTTCCGCCATCAACGGCACCTGCATGGGCGGCGCCTTCGAGCTGTCGCTCGCCTGCCATGGCCGCGTCGCTTCCAATTCCAAGGCCGTCAAGATCGCCCTGCCCGAAGTCAAGGTCGGGATCTTCCCTGGCGCCGGCGGCACGCAGCGCGTGCCGCGTCTCACCAATGCGCAGGATGCGCTGCAGATGATGACGACCGGGCAGACGCTCACCCCCCAGCGTGCCAAGGCGCTGGGCCTGGTGCACGAGCTTGCCGCTCCCGAGGCTCTGATCGATGCCGCCAAAGCCATGATCAAGAACGGCCTGAAGGCTGTCCAGCCCTGGGACGAAAAGGGATTCAAGGCGCCCGGCGGCTCCATGTGGAGCGCTGCCGGCGCCCAGCTCTGGCCGGCCGCCTCCGGCATCCTGCGCCGCGAGACTTACGGCAACTATCCCGGTGCGCTGGCCATCGTGAAGTGCGTCTATGAAGGCCTTCAGGTTCCCTTCGACACGGCGCTGAAGATCGAGCAGCGCTACTTCACCCAGATCCTGCAGACCACCGAGGCCTTCTCGATGATCCGCTCGCTGTTCGTCTCCATGCAGGAACTCGGCAAGGGCGCACGCCGGCCGGCCGGCGTTCCGAAGTCGGACTTCAAGCATGTCGGCGTCATCGGCGCAGGCTTCATGGGCGCTTCCATCGCCTATGTCACGGCCGCAGCTGGCATTCCCGTGACCCTGATCGACCGCGACATCGCGGCGGCAACCAAGGGCAAGGCGCATTCGGAAGGTCTCGTGAAGGACAGCGTGGCCAAGGGCCGCATGACGCAGGAAAAGGGCGAACAGCTTCTCGCACTGATCACCCCATCTGCCGATTATGCCGACCTGAAGACCGCCGACTTCGTGGTCGAGGCCGTATTCGAGGACCGCAAGGTCAAGAAGGATGTGATCGAAGCCGTCGAAGCCGTGCTGTCGCCCGACGCGATCTTTGCATCCAACACCTCGACGCTGCCAATCACCGGGCTTGCCGAGAACTCGAAGCGTCCCGCCCAGTTCATCGGCGTCCATTTCTTCTCGCCGGTCGAGAAGATGATGCTGACCGAGGTCATTCTCGGCAAGGAAACCGGCGATGCGGCGCTTGCCCGGGCGCTCGACTATGTCGCGGCGATCAAGAAGACCCCGATCGTCGTCAACGACACGCGCGGCTTCTACGTCAATCGTTGCGTCTTCCGCTATATCCACGAAGCCTATGACATGCTGATCGAAGGCGTGCCGGCGGTGATGATCGAGAACGTGGCTAAGATGGCCGGCATGCCGGTCGGTCCCCTCTCGCTCAACGATGAAGTGGCCATCGACCTGTCGCAGAAGATCCTCAAGGCGACCGTTGCCGATCTCGGCGAACAGGCTGTGGATCCGGCCCATCTCGAACTCGTCAACAAGCTCGTCGATGACCTCGACCGGCGCGGGCGCAAGAACGGCAAGGGTTTCTACGACTATCCGGAAAAGCCTGCGAAGAAGCATATCTGGGCAGGTTTGAAGGAGCTCTACCCGCAGAAGCCGGCGGACGAACTCGACGTCCAGACGATCAAGGATCGCTTCCTCGTCACCATCGCGCTCGAAGCCGCGCGCACCGTGGAGGAAGGCATCGTCACCGATCCGCGCGAGGCCGATGTCGGCTCCATCCTCGGCTTCGGCTTTGCGCCCTATACGGGCGGCACGCTGTCTTACATCGACGGCATGGGTGCCAAGGCGTTCGTCGCGCTCTGCGAGACGCTGGCCGCGACCTATGGCGATCACTTCGCACCGACGCCGCTGCTGAAGGACATGGCAGCCAAGGGCGAAACCTTCTACGGCCGCTTCGACCCCTACGCAAAGGTTGCTGCCGCTGCCTGA
- a CDS encoding Tim44 domain-containing protein: MSGLKKFAVLSAVAMTLVITATDFAEARRAGGGFGSRGTRTFSAPPVTRTAPNTTAPIDRTMTPQSTRPNAAQNQPGAAQTAPARRPGGFFGGFGGSLLGGLALGGLLGMMMGNGFGGAAGFLGMLLQLALIGGAAMLLMRFLRNRQQPATGRAGAGGATAGNPYNGYAREAANDPSRGQTSNAQQGNAQGSRGPGFAIPRIGGGPVQPARAAAVSDELGIGPADLERFETMLKDVQTAYGAEDYGALRRLTTPEAMSWLAEELSENATKGLRNEVRDVKLLQGDLAESWREEAGEFATVAMRYESIDVTRDRDTGKVVEGDPDRPTETTEVWTFFRRPSTQWQVSAIQAA, translated from the coding sequence ATGTCAGGATTGAAGAAATTTGCAGTATTGTCGGCGGTCGCGATGACGCTCGTCATTACGGCGACGGATTTCGCGGAAGCACGCCGTGCAGGCGGTGGCTTCGGTAGCCGCGGCACGCGCACCTTCTCCGCACCGCCCGTCACGCGCACGGCCCCGAACACCACGGCGCCGATTGACCGGACCATGACCCCGCAATCGACGCGTCCGAATGCGGCGCAGAACCAGCCGGGTGCTGCTCAAACAGCGCCCGCGCGTCGTCCCGGCGGCTTTTTCGGCGGGTTCGGCGGCTCGCTGCTGGGCGGTCTCGCGCTTGGTGGCTTGCTCGGCATGATGATGGGCAACGGCTTCGGCGGCGCTGCCGGCTTCCTCGGCATGCTGCTGCAACTCGCCTTGATCGGCGGTGCCGCGATGCTGCTGATGCGCTTCCTGCGCAATCGTCAGCAGCCTGCGACCGGTCGCGCTGGCGCTGGCGGAGCCACTGCTGGCAACCCGTATAATGGCTACGCCCGCGAGGCGGCAAACGACCCTTCCCGTGGCCAGACGAGCAATGCACAGCAGGGAAATGCGCAAGGCTCGCGCGGCCCGGGCTTCGCGATCCCGCGCATTGGCGGCGGTCCTGTACAGCCGGCACGCGCCGCAGCCGTTTCCGATGAACTCGGCATCGGCCCGGCCGATCTGGAGCGTTTCGAGACCATGCTGAAGGACGTGCAGACAGCCTACGGCGCGGAAGACTACGGTGCCCTGCGTCGCCTGACGACGCCGGAAGCCATGTCGTGGCTCGCCGAGGAACTGAGCGAAAACGCGACCAAGGGCCTCCGCAACGAAGTCCGCGACGTCAAGCTTCTCCAGGGCGATCTGGCGGAATCCTGGCGCGAAGAAGCCGGCGAATTTGCAACCGTCGCCATGCGCTACGAAAGCATCGACGTCACGCGCGACCGGGACACGGGTAAGGTCGTCGAAGGCGATCCGGATCGTCCGACGGAAACGACCGAAGTCTGGACCTTCTTCCGCCGCCCGAGCACCCAGTGGCAGGTCTCCGCTATCCAGGCAGCCTGA